One Nicotiana tomentosiformis chromosome 1, ASM39032v3, whole genome shotgun sequence genomic window, AAACATGACTTGTGTTCTTTCCCTATTGTGTAGGCCATTAATAGGTTTCGAGTCAACCTTAGctagtgtgaggtcgagcttcagaaggtctcgggtgAGAGAAACGCCCTGcgacttctttgcagccaaaaagacgaggctataaaggacctccaagaggatttggctaaggttcgtgaagaagaggctgaactcgataagcaggtgagcttcgttctgttaaagtatgggtttgactcaactatggaagttaacccttcgttgtctcagctgcagcaaaatgTTGAAAAGATTGGGTTACttcgggaagaagttgatcaaatcaaagctgaatgtaattggtggaaggagactatcgaccgcttGGCTACAAAAAAAGAAATCATTTTgaccaaattattatcggccgatgttcagcttcaaagtgtcaagcaaaagggttcggctcaagctaagaggatcgaggagcttgaagcacggcttgctgaggccaaggcagaggttgagtcgtcgaaagtcatgGCAGATAAGTCCATTGTCGTGAATCAGgatgatgccgaggctgctcagatggaggtaGGAGAGGCGGCGaatactgccgacactcgagcacattgggttgccgaacttgctaaatgtaggtctcAGAGAGAGACTCTCGAAGAGATACATGCTCGAGATTTTGAccttactgaagagataaaaatggctaaagagctcgaagctaaagcagaagccttggcttctgatggcgatgatgatgataatgatgacggTAGCAAGAGCGGATATGAGGATGGGGAAGAGCCTGACAGAGAAGCAAACGCCCCTGAGGGTGACCATGAAGCTTAGTTCTTAATTTTTTACATTTGTAATCAATCGTGTAGACActtttgtatatagacaacttggccgacttgcttctgtttcgtGATGACTTTATACGTGCCTTacaaatattttcacaaggatcttaacaatttaatcaaatttggactttgtaGTCTCTATGATTGATTGTTTTTTCGgactcgaagtaacgtagcccttaggcttactatttgagtcaatgattcgaactcgaagaaatatagctCATAAGCATCATAGTTGGGTGAGTgctcgctcgaactcgaaatgaaagtagcccgtacgcttattattcgttgagtgaatgattcaaactcgaagtaatatagcccgtaggcataatggtcgagtgagtgtttgttcgaactcgtaataaaagtatcccataggcttagtcatcgagtgaatgattcaaactcgaaatgaAGGTAGCCCAAAGGCTTAGTTGTCGAGTGattgattcaaactcgaagtaatatagcctgtaggcgtaatggttgagtgagtgcttgctcgaactcgaaataaaagtagcccgtaggcttagtcgtcgagtgaataattcgaactcaaaatgaaggtagcccgtaggcttagttgtcgagtgattgattcgaactcgaagtaatgtagcccgtaggcataatggtcgagtgagtgcttgctcgaactcgaaataaaagtagcccataggcttagtcaccgagtgaatgattcgatctCGAAAtgaaggtagcccgtaggcttagttgtcgagtgattgattcgaactcgaagtaatgtagcccgtaggtgtaatggtcgagtgagtgcttgctcgaattcataataaaagtagcttgtaggcttagtgatcgagtttttcttaattctgattgcataataaatctccaaatagaggaatatttcttggatataagCTATCGGTAAAGAGGAGGACTTTcattgcaagtcattatacatgtgttcatgtttcgcgtCTGGGTTCgagccaactacatgagcatggttcgttttgaccattttggctcttacaacttttcctactgGAACCCcattgttgcgaaataactttcttacATCAAAACTTGATATATTTAAGGGCTactgcccccagtattcgaggtcgattgtacagaggcctcggatactgttgtaggtgcagcacgatcattggttgcctcattaaaaaccttgccgaaaaacctatttgggatcaaaccggtctaagggaaaaagagtgtaacgcgtgctttcaagcgaaggatccatcttagctaTTGTtcagacttctgcaggggtcagttttgaaatgtaaatgaatatgggagggtcgtaccttagcagtagtatcgttttatatgtgacacattccaactgcttgatagttgtttgccatttataatgccgagcctgtacgatcctttTCCGACattctcgagaacctgatatggtccttcccaatttggccCTAGTTTTCCTttgttcggatttcgggtattgatggtgacttttcttaacactaagtccccggggttgaaatggcggagctttcttcgattataatatctttcgattcactatttttgggcggccaattggaggagagcagcttctcgtctttcgtccaataattcgaggctggtattcatagcctcgttatttgattcttccatcgtgaatcaaaatctggtactgggttcaccgacttcgactggtatcaatgctttggacccatatactaaggagaatggggtcgcccccgtactggattttgacgttgtccgatatgcccaaaggacttcgggcaggatttctctccattttcctttagcgtcgttcaatctcttctttaggttttgaatgatagttttgttcgttgattcggcctatccgttcccactggggtggtatggtgttaatagtatccttcttattttgtgatcttcgaagaattttgttactttgctgccgacgaattgtttcccattgtcacatactatttcggtaggtatcccgaatcggcatacgatatgatcccaaataaagtctataacttctttctctcttagtttttcgaacgcctgtgcttcaacacatttagaaaaatagtcagtcataaataaaatgaatttggctttacctggggtcgatgggaGAGGACCGACGATATCTATtacccacttcatgaatggccattgGGATAGAACCGAGtaaagttgctctccgggtttatggatcattggtgcaaacctttgacatttgtcacattttcgaacaaattccttcgcatctttgcccatatcgatccaataataccctgctctgattattttttgaactaatgtatcggcaccggagtgattcccataagtgccctcgtgcacttcccgtaggtgTAATCGGTACCTCCCgaacccaagcatactgccaacggtccatcgaatgtccttcgatatagcaTTCCATCCGAAGCCAACGTCAATCGAgtagctttagtccgtagggccctagaatctttagggtccgatgggagcttccgctctttaagtattcaatatacttatttctccaatcccaggttaagcttgtagaatttattccggcgtgaccttcttcgattaccgatcttgaaagttgaacaacagtccccgagctcaagtcatcttcctcgaccgacgatcccaaattcgcaagtgtatcggcctcattgttttgttctcatggaacatgccgtaaagtctattgtttgaaatggtgcaaagtgacaagcagtttgtctaaatacatttgcattctaccttctcgaactttgaaggttttgtttacttgactcaccaccagcaaagagtcacatttggcttcaatgacttctgctcccaagttttagctagctcgagacctgcaatcatggcttcatactcgacctcgttgttagtcaacctggtagttttaatagattgcctaatagtgctactcgtgggtggtttcaaaactatgcctagcccgaacctcttcacgttcgaagccccgtctgtgaaaaggatccatacccctgatgatgtacccgatttcaacaggagtttttttttcgacttcgggtacgaaggttggcgtgaaatcggccacgaagtttgctaaaatttgagacttgatggtcgtacggggttgatattcgatatcgtacccactgagttcgacggcccatttggccaatcggcctaaTAGTtcaggcttgtgcaaaatattacgaagaaggtaagtggttaatacgtatatggggtgacattgaaagtacggtcttaactttctagaggcacttatcagtacaagtgccaatttttctaggtgcggatatctagtttccgcttctcctaaggtccgacttatataataaacgggaaattgcgtaccttgctcttctcgaactaggacaccgcttacggcgactttcgatactgccaagtacaagcaaataTTTtcatctgtttttggagtgtgaagtagtggtgggctcgatagatatcgttttagttcctctaatgcttcttgtcattccggggtccaagcggaattgttcttctttttcagtagagggaaaaatttgtgacttcaatctgatgatctcgaaatgaatcggcctaaggctgcaatctgtctcgttagcctttgtacagctttcacgttgtccacgatggtgatgtcttcgatggccttgattttattggggttaaTCTAGATTACCCGATTTGAAACCATGAAagcgaggaacttgcccgaaccgaccccgaaagcacatttttttgGGGTTgtgcttcatattgtatttccccAAAATCTctaacgtttcctgcaaatgggtcaaatggtcctctgcgcgcagagacttaactagcatgtcatcaatataaacttccattgatttacctatttgttcttccaacattttatttactaggcattggtgaGTAGCCCCTGTATTTTTTAGcctgaagggcatcacattataatatgttccatatttggtgacaaatgaagtcttttcctggtccttcgggttcatctggatttgattatacccggaataggcatcgagaaaagtgaggatctcatggccggccgtggcatcgatcatgcgatcgatgttgggcagcgaaaaggaatctttggggattgctttgttcaaatccttatagtccacacacattctaagtttattccctttttaggcactacaactacattggataaccattcgggatatttcacctcccgaatggaccctatcttgagaagcttggttacctcgtcctttatgaatgcgtgcttttccttAGACTGgagtcttctcttttgcttcaccggtctgaacctagggtccaagcttagccgatgcgtcgttatgtccggtgggatccctgttatatctaaatgggaccaggaaaaacaatcaatgttatcgataagaaattgaacaagtttcttcctgagttcggagctcaaccccgttcccaagtatacctttcgctcgggccagtgctcgattagtgtgacttgctctagttcctcaattgttgatttggtggcatcagagtcatcgggaatcatgaaagatcgagggaccctttgatcatcatcttcttcgatcttctggttatctggctggATCGAAGCCGACATCTGTGATTGcaatttggtgtcccgttctccttctaaGCTCGATCCCTTTATCGGCGAAGGCGAGGACATTGATTTCGCTTCCTCGATgatgaacatttcttttgcggccggttgttctccgtacactgttttgacacctctcgatgttgggaatttgaggacctggtgtagggtcgaaggtacaactctcatgttgtggatccatggcctttcgaaaagggcgttgtatctcatatcgccttcgaccacgtgaaactttgtttcctggatggttccggccacgtttattggtaggattatctcgcctttggtggtttcacatgccatattgaatccgtttagaaccagagttgcgggtacgatctggtcctgtaggccgagctgttctacgaccttcaatctgatgatcttggccgagctacctggatcaattaacacacgcttaattttagttttattcatgagtacggatattaccagtgcatagTTATAAGGTTGGATGActtcttctgcatcttcatcatcgaaggacaaagttcctatgggtgcgtaatcttgagtccgagatcgcttttccctcacaatcgatattttagtgcatttaagcactggtccctgaggggtatcggcgccgccgatgatcatgtgaatgatttgctgcggttcttcttgctcgttttgcttgctgaaatccctgtttttaaaatggttcttcgccctatcactcagaagttcccgaaggtgccctttgttaaataagcgggctacttcctctcttagttgcctgcaatcttccgttctgtggccatgggtgccatgatattcgcacgtttgattgggattcctttgggcaggatcattatgcatgggtcgaggccatttagtgtctttgatgcatccgatagccaacacgatggcggatgcgccaacattgaagttatactctgataaccgaggtgcttttataggatcggcatatttatcaaagcctctcttgctcataagtccccgagaattttgccctcggtcaatccttcgattgttctgAACTATTTTGCGTGTTGAACCATTGTTCATctgatctgcgacgtacggttgatatcagtctctattcgacctttgttctctgtcgatctccctttggtttttagtagctgtcctgttctgatgcacgagtccatacggagctcccaactagtcatcttcgaccctaattttcgattgatatcggttgggtatatctgcccaagttattgctggatactcgatcaaaatttgcttcagccgatgtgatgctgtcgaacttagctcattcaacccttgggtgaaaacttgtacggcccaatcgtctgtgaccggtggcaattccatgcgttccatttgaaatcgggagatgaattccctcagcatttcattacccctttgctttactttgaagaggtctgatttccttgtagcaacctttatggcactagcatgtgcctttacgaacgaatctgctaacatggcaaaagaatcaatggaatttggtggtaaattgtgataccagatcattgctcccttcgagagggtctccccgaactttttcaacaatacggattcaatctcatcgtcctccaaatcgttacctttgatggcacatgtgtaagtggtgacgtgttcgttaggatcggtcgtaccgttatatttgggaatttcgggcatacggaattttttagggattggttttggggccgcactcgagggaaaaggcttttgtatgaatttttttgaatcaagcccttttatcattggtggagttcccgggatttgatcgaccctggcattgtatgttttcactctcttgtcgttggcttcaactcgttttgtgagttcgtcgagcaatttaataatttcgggagtagtccccaattcttgcttgtttgatttcactatggcgggctccgttctgggggtgatttctcgaagcggattggaatCCAGCCTactttgtatatgagtttggctctgtaactgggctatcgctacttgttgggcttgtagcatctcgaagatcatacgtaagctggctccGATTTCCCCCGCATTATGGGTATCTCGGGCTATGGAttgagtaccgccctgaatgctttttttcggttcggaacgctgattcgcctccagagctatttgtgaattgacatccaatggtacttcggctcgaatttcgggtacttcgattcgagcctcagtgccatcgtCAAGTGGCCTTCCGCCCCCGgatgccaagttgttggtttcatcttgaaggccggcttagCGGTCGATAGGTAAACTggtgtgtactgtagatttatatcaaacaatcactgttatccttatccccacggtgggcgccaaactgtttacccaaaaaatcagataacgttaaatttatgtatggttctaaggatacgtgataccctttgatacaaaGATAGCAATGcgaatattcttgactatgagaatgggaataatgaacagaaagaatgagtaagatgaagtaaaacaagcacaaggagatatctttgtaTATGAGAAAAGATCTTTTCTTGCCGTCTATTCAGTGTgtccatagcttacaaggatccccttttataatagagggtcattactttatttataacagaataataaaataaagcatatagtggaggacccatgatgatttgtatcttcctcgattcccgccaaaaTTCTCTCTCTCGGtgtggttgtaacggctcttgtctgcgagctcgatactggctcgaactcgttactgggtcggccCTTCggtggcttgagttcgaccttcgggatgggcgtggcgcatttccgacctcgaagcaatgccttgcggatcTATTTGGTCACATgctcgataagattatcgagtcgactcctcgagcagccttcggactcgaggcttgtttgtactgtcttcggagctcactcccaaaatcctactccggtttcttgccactcgaactcgatcgaacgtaggaaggccgaaatctatttcgactgtatacaaGTATTGCATGTCTTCTAACCTTTTTCCTTCCTGTGAGGTCCCTTCCAGCATTAGTTGAGCTTTCTTTTGCCCATATATATCCTCTTGAAGTTTGTTTTTTGAAAAAGAAACaagattcaaaaaataaaaatacattaattaGCCTTCGACGTGTTTCTTAAGGCCGTAAACAAAGGAAATAACACAAGTGATGGGTTGCTTCTTAATTAATTCTTCGATCCCCACTTCAGTATCAGAATTGGTCAATTGAGATACTTTCTGGTATGCATTTGTCTTCACAACCCTCTACGTCCGAAATTACAAAAGCTTAGTtttttgaagaataaaaatgaaaatTCAAGACATAGAGTTGTTATAACAATAATATTTATGCATATGAGGGAAACATACTCTTTATCTTTTTTCAATAAATATGTAGTTACTTTCCTCAACtatattatttttgtttaaaATCTTTTAAATCACCATTGATGGAAAAATCAGCAACAAAATCCAAATCTTCTAAATCATCATTGATGGCAAAATCAGCAACAAAATCCAAATTAGCTTCGAAAAATACTAACAAAAATCTGTTGTGATTAAGGACTTGCTGCCTCAAGGACCGGCATTCAGTTTGTAATCCTCAACTGCCTTAACGACCTATGGTCTTTAGATTCGCACAATGCTCCTTTCCACAAAGGCATCTAGGGTGAATGCAGTTGGGTATCGCACAAGACAAGAATACTGGCCTTGGGTCATTTATTTTTCTTAGTCACAACTCACATGATTAGTTGGAACACCATAAATTATGGGAGCTAAAACAGTCGGGCCCGCCAATAAGGTGGTGGGAATAGTGAAAGAAGAGATGAAAACTGTAGGATGAGTTAAGGAACTTCTGAAACTATAACAGGCATGAGCACTGCCGAAATGGTTTTCCCTCCAGGCTCCAACACTAGTGCTAGCCCTAGTGGGAGAAGTGGCTGCAGTAGGAGAACCACTAGGGGGGAAGATGCCCAAAAGACGACGAGGACTACAACTGTACATGTCCGGTGGAGGCTACCAGAAGAGAAGCAGTCTGCTTGACCCCAATAGAACTATACACCAAGTCATAGGTCACCTGATCATAGGGAGAAGCAAGATGATGGGAAGAAGAAGCAGGATTAGTCCTAAACTTGGTCTCCCGTAACTCAGCAAGAAGGCTAGCCCCAACAAGAAAAGTGGTCGCATCAGGAGACATGTAGTTTGACGGATAACCATCGGGGATAATAGATCCCTAGAAAACGACAAGGATTGCAACTAACCCTGATCACGGGGGGGAAGTATGATAATGGAAGAAAAGACAGAGTCGGTCGCCCGCTTGATTTGAGGCAGCTCAACACGAAGGCGATAAGCATCAGCGAGGCTGCCTGAAAACGAGCAGCATTGGATGACTGAAAAGAGGAGGTATGGCCGACAAAAACTTGAACATTCTAATCATGTAGGAAATAGGATGATAGGAAAAAGAGGCAGGTTCAGTTTCCAATTTGGTCCGTTGATGCTCAACGCGAAGGGCCTGTCTAGAGGACGTCTAGCTGTCAAGAACTTGAACATTTTGATCGTGGGGGGGAAGTAGGATGATGGGAAAAGAGACAAGGTCGGTCGCTAAGTtgttatcacaacccaaaatccactataagtCGTAATGGCGTCTAACGCCGTCGTCAGGCAAACCAACAGTGATTTACCAAtttgattactcattttattactttcgaaatcataattttaataagaaaaggagatttacacttctaaatccACGATAACGTACAACCtttgtagtttataaaagaaatgaatggcGATAATAATATACGAAACTATAAACATCAACTACTATAaccccaagacccggtgtcacaagtgtatgagcatttttTAATGAGTACAATAATATACAAtatctgtctagaatgtaaataagatagggtaaaataaatagtacgatggagactcggtggactgtgaTGCGTAGCTTGGAATGCAGCTCATATAAAGTTTCCTCAACAAATGCGCccacgcgccaagatgatcaccaaatgaacctgtcagatcctgcacatatagtgcagaagtacagcatgagtacgtaaattaacgcatacccagtaagtatctagcctaaccccggagaagtagtgacgagggatcgacatccacacttactagaggtccaacaaaGCAATATAATGAAACAATAAGCAGATGTGAAACACACAAccataatggggtaaatctgtaagttacttaatcttccaaatatttcttttaaaatacgaatttctcaatcttgtattctacctcatcaactcagatgtatcaagtaccAGAAACAAATGGATAAGaagtaccatataaaatgccgagCATCAGTGAGAGGATAATCTCGTAAGTGttcggactaccagcgatataacgcatgataatgtcgaggtcgttcggctcgatccagaataatgtgtacactgccgagggtcgagtggcacgaaccatagattcatctattatactgccgaggcgttcggcccgctccacaagaaagaaaggaagttaTCGAATCACGAGACTCATACTTACAATACAATACATAGTAATGTGTGCAaggtgaatataatctttaccgttttttaataactagccaacaactcaaggtgataaggctcgtcctagtatacatatatttatttctacatcaatttcaattataaattcaattaattaagctagcaaaatgagtctaaacaattcaaatattacatgataaagtcctaaatctaaccggacataaacatgttttatccacgtacggactctcgtcgcctcgtgcgtacataacacccacaactagttgcacataataataattatcacctaggggtagtttccccctcacaagctATATTAGACAGGAggcttacctcgctctgaagtgcTATAACCGGCttcaacgccactctaacactcaACTCCGAGCCAAAcgctccgaaactagtcaaacaatgaacaattcaatcaaaatatattccaatgcttataattaatcaatttataacaattctcaactccgctctaaaagtcaataaagtcgacCATCGGGCCCACATGCAAGGATTtcgaaaattcttgaagataaactttacccataacactataactcaaatatataatttattctattttccatgtctaatttcatggtcaaaatccaagaatacaaatttctaggttttctacccaATTTCGTGCCCGGAAATATCCTCGCATCTACGGCCATCCCAGCTCAATCCAAAGGTTGCTTCTGCGACCAtaaggtcgcacctgcggactcgcacctgcggccctttccatgcaggtgcgattgcaccagatcctAGCTGCCTCAGCACTTCtcccaagcccaaactcgatccgttttcgATCCGTTCcgcacccggggcccccgggaccctttctaaacataccaacacattccAAAACACgacacaaacttagtcgaagcctcaaaccacgtcaaacaacatcaaaattacgatTCAACgttcgaaacctttctttaaactttcaaacttcgtcgaacgcgtccgaatcatacttaaacattccggaatgacgccaaactttacgcacaggTAATAAATcccaatacaaacctattccaaggctcggaatctcaaacggacatcgataacaccaaagcctacttcaaaccaaacgtagaaaatctttaaaccttcaaaatgctaaccttccataataagtgtCGAAATGCcctcggaccacccgatactcaacccgaatatacatccaagtctgaaattatcatacgaacctattggaaccttcaaatcctgattccgaggtcgtttactcaaaagtcaaaccttatttaattcttccaacttaaaacttccgaaattagaattttccatccgaattaACTCTGAACTtcacgaaattcaattctgaccatacgtacaagtcataatacctaaagtgaagctatttaaggcctcaaaccgccgaatgaaatgctagagctcaaaacgaccggtgaGGTTGTTACAGTTGTCTACCGTTGATAAACATGAAGGGCCTGAAGAGAGGGGGTTTGTTTGACATGAATTTGAACATTCTGATCAGGATGATCGGAAGAAGAGTTCGGGTCACTCGCTCGCTTGGACTACCGCAACTCAATACGATGGCTTCAAGCATCAGCGATCGCTTGACGAGGGGAGGTCTACTATTAGAAACTTAAATATTATGATCATGAGGGGAAGCAAGTTATTAAGTAAAAAGGTTAGGGTTGGTCCCCTACTGCCTATCACGACTACTAGGACAAAAAGAAGAAGCTTTGGTGACAGGAACATTTGAAGCACAAGTGGCATAAGAAAATAAGGTAAGGATCACCCGCTTCTTAGCAGAACCGCGGGAGGGGGGCAGTAGGGTACCTTTGGCCATGGCCAAGACTCACAATCTTTGTCGTTGCTCATTCAATATTCTTTCAAGTGTTTCAAGTAATCTTGCCTTACCCCTAGCCGGATCTTCAGCAAAcccatccaaatcccgaatcgaTAGTGCAACCACTAATCCCTCAACCTTCTACTGAGAGGCTGCAACATTTCAATCATCCACTCGAGCCGATAGCACCGAGATTGTAATTCATACTCCCGACGTTAACCACCAAATATTTTTTGGGACTTTTTCGTATAAATACgaaattttaaacttatttaccc contains:
- the LOC138907268 gene encoding tropomyosin-1-like, with translation MEVNPSLSQLQQNVEKIGLLREEVDQIKAECNWWKETIDRLATKKEIILTKLLSADVQLQSVKQKGSAQAKRIEELEARLAEAKAEVESSKVMADKSIVVNQDDAEAAQMEVGEAANTADTRAHWVAELAKCRSQRETLEEIHARDFDLTEEIKMAKELEAKAEALASDGDDDDNDDGSKSGYEDGEEPDREANAPEGDHEA